A single genomic interval of Arachis duranensis cultivar V14167 chromosome 7, aradu.V14167.gnm2.J7QH, whole genome shotgun sequence harbors:
- the LOC107459102 gene encoding transcription factor MYB93-like: MGRSPCCDENGLKKGPWTPEEDQKLVDHIQKHGHGSWRALPKLAGLNRCGKSCRLRWTNYLKPDIKRGKFSQEEEQTILHLHSILGNKWSAIATHLPGRTDNEIKNFWNTHLKKRLIQMGFDPMTHQPRTDLFSTLPYLLALASITDFMDHHQSFDEHSLRLQLEAVQLAKIQQLNYLLQSTTISTTTTTTTTNNNNNNNSLLSNIISSSINTNNNSYDQNNNSITDIEAFNLLNSITNNNVKENNPVTTFSHDEIIVDSSSQPLHQSSNMLLPHLLDPQPQVSLTSSQSSLNSTKLDQGITTTNNNNNDLEVMGSEGDYHMISPWNITTSLSSSSSLSSSPASSSVPLNASSSNTSSYGGTSSYWPELFYGNPIMHDELY, encoded by the exons atgggaaggTCCCCATGCTGCGATGAAAACGGCCTAAAGAAAGGACCATGGACTCCTGAAGAAGATCAAAAGCTAGTCGATCATATTCAGAAACATGGCCATGGAAGTTGGAGAGCTCTTCCTAAGTTAGCAG GGCTTAATAGATGTGGAAAAAGCTGTAGACTAAGGTGGACTAACTATTTGAAGCCTGACATTAAGAGGGGGAAATTCTCCCAAGAAGAGGAGCAAACTATTCTGCATCTGCATTCCATTCTTGGAAATAA ATGGTCAGCAATTGCAACTCATCTTCCAGGAAGGACAGACAATGAGATAAAAAATTTCTGGAACACTCATTTAAAGAAGAGGCTAATTCAGATGGGTTTCGATCCAATGACACATCAGCCAAGAACTGATCTTTTTTCAACATTGCCATATCTACTAGCTTTGGCCAGCATCACCGATTTTATGGATCATCATCAATCGTTTGATGAACATTCTCTAAGGCTCCAATTAGAggcagttcaattagcaaagattcAACAACTTAATTACTTACTTCAATCCACTACTAtttctactactactactactactactactaataataataataataataattcctTATTAAGCAACATTATTAGTAGTAGTATTAATACCAATAATAACTCCTATGACCAAAATAATAATTCCATCACAGACATTGAAGCTTTCAATTTATTAAATTCAATCACGAATAATAATGTCAAAGAAAATAACCCAGTTACCACATTTTCTCATGATGAGATTATTGTTGATTCTTCTTCCCAACCACTCCACCAATCAAGCAACATGCTATTACCTCATTTATTAGACCCACAGCCACAAGTCTCTTTGACAAGTTCCCAATCAAGTTTGAATAGTACTAAGCTGGATCAAggtattactactactaataataataataatgatttgGAAGTTATGGGTAGTGAAGGCGATTATCACATGATTTCTCCATGGAACATCACAACATCTTTATCATCATCTTCGTCATTGTCGTCATCTCCTGCATCTTCATCTGTTCCACTAAATGCAAGCAGCAGCAATACTTCTAGCTATGGTGGAACCTCCTCTTACTGGCCTGAACTTTTTTATGGGAATCCCATTATGCATGATGAGTTAtactaa